In Chrysiogenia bacterium, one DNA window encodes the following:
- a CDS encoding DNA topoisomerase VI subunit B, which translates to KQSRGQQGIGISAAGMYGHLTTGKPITAISRTAKGKPAHAFDIRINTRSNEPEILRDEEVDFDLDHGTQVEIELEGIYKRGKRSVDEYLQATAVANPHCQVTFIAPDGEKAFYPRAAEELPIEAREIKPHPHGVELGMLMKIIQDTRAPTIKSALTSDFSRVSDKVSTELLKEANISVRKKPRDAMPAEIERLHKIIQKKQLLAPPTNCLSPIGEDLLRTSLESRYECELVFTRTRRPAVYRGNPFQIEVGLAYGGKLPVDALAEVLRLANRVPLQYQANAGAIAKAVMGVDWKNYGLQQARGALPSGPMVICVHIASAWVPFTSESKEAVAHYPEIVKEMRLALQDCGRELARHIRSKRRAAEELKKRSYIEKYIPHIGIALKEILELSDKDEMKIIETLRDTLERSRTRVQVKGNVELALAEELDG; encoded by the coding sequence AAGCAGTCGCGCGGGCAGCAGGGCATCGGCATCTCGGCCGCGGGCATGTACGGCCACCTGACCACGGGCAAGCCGATCACGGCGATCTCCCGCACGGCCAAGGGCAAGCCGGCCCACGCCTTCGACATCCGCATCAACACGCGCAGCAACGAGCCCGAAATCCTGCGCGACGAAGAGGTCGACTTCGACCTCGATCACGGCACCCAGGTAGAGATCGAACTCGAAGGCATCTACAAGCGCGGCAAGCGCAGCGTCGATGAGTATCTGCAGGCCACTGCCGTGGCGAACCCGCACTGCCAGGTCACCTTCATCGCGCCCGACGGGGAGAAGGCATTCTACCCGCGCGCGGCCGAGGAACTGCCCATCGAGGCGCGCGAGATCAAGCCCCACCCCCACGGCGTGGAGCTCGGCATGCTCATGAAGATCATCCAGGACACGCGCGCGCCGACGATCAAGTCCGCCCTGACCAGCGACTTCTCCCGCGTCTCCGACAAGGTATCCACCGAGCTTCTCAAGGAAGCCAACATCTCCGTGCGCAAAAAGCCCCGGGACGCCATGCCCGCCGAGATCGAGCGCCTGCACAAGATCATCCAGAAGAAGCAGCTCCTTGCGCCGCCGACCAACTGCCTCTCACCCATCGGCGAGGACCTGCTGCGCACGAGCCTGGAATCGCGCTACGAGTGCGAGCTCGTCTTCACCCGCACGCGCCGCCCGGCGGTCTACCGCGGCAACCCCTTCCAGATCGAGGTGGGTCTTGCCTACGGCGGCAAGCTGCCGGTCGATGCGCTGGCCGAGGTGTTGCGCCTGGCCAACCGCGTGCCGCTGCAATACCAGGCCAATGCCGGCGCCATCGCCAAGGCGGTCATGGGCGTGGACTGGAAGAACTACGGCCTGCAGCAGGCCCGCGGCGCCCTGCCCTCGGGCCCCATGGTCATCTGCGTGCACATCGCCAGCGCGTGGGTACCCTTCACTTCCGAGAGCAAGGAAGCGGTCGCCCACTACCCCGAGATCGTCAAGGAAATGCGCCTGGCGCTGCAGGACTGCGGCCGCGAGCTGGCCCGTCACATTCGCAGCAAGCGCCGCGCGGCCGAAGAGCTCAAGAAACGCTCCTACATCGAGAAGTACATTCCCCACATCGGCATCGCGCTCAAGGAGATCCTCGAACTCTCCGACAAGGACGAGATGAAGATCATCGAGACCCTGCGCGATACGCTGGAACGCAGCCGCACCCGCGTGCAGGTAAAGGGCAACGTGGAGCTCGCACTGGCCGAAGAACTCGACGGCTGA